Proteins encoded within one genomic window of Tigriopus californicus strain San Diego chromosome 12, Tcal_SD_v2.1, whole genome shotgun sequence:
- the LOC131892028 gene encoding cadherin-99C-like isoform X1, with translation MANIWGLRMVLHGVMMLALASLNHGQEADPCTVQTGDSQVILNLVESQGDQVDQLTSPVELPITGVPGTDIELEILPPDRREDRQFFKLSGKQVQLLEPLDRDQSDLSSLMFQLTCIDLQTRRRKTIPVVVTISDINDNPPVFQGNPYVITIPESTPINSIVFAGLKATDPDSNVNGQVEFHVVPGDGTPQDGFGIFEIDLPHQGLVKLAKKLDYEDVKTYYLNIQASDRAVDPEGRFTANTVLTINILDSDDLNPKFSESTYTARVTSGIVGGPLHVSPEKIRAEDQDTLRTAVKYSFADGSPASFHDVFTIDEDTGVVKQIQSADKSTVKLFDIVVKAEEQSDDKKFATARLLVQVHAEDVNPPVLVATSRVGFVPENSKIGTRVTDQRGQEIKFVVTDADHIGADDPAAKYDFEMTTNFFTVDEEGYLVVNDENLDRDPPNEDKLNFQVSLNHRRRELSSIYAREADGARNTSAPLSMTINIQDVNDNAPSLASIRDVVLAAGTSRRVIAKLNATDNDLDKDLRFRLLKVTNNGKNKFAVNSRTGDVEVMAPVKTGERFSLSVAVVDKGGLSSEGVLEVRVNSGPNLRGPAFDQFLYEAKVSEGAPKFASVVTAQAKDPEGDPVRYSIIEGNDAGHFQIEESTGIIRAMHPLDRETLRRYSLVVRAEDPGGKFGTATVNIVVTDINDQNPFFVDLPYSFRVKEGETGASVGRVRAEDHDIGDNALIYYSVPDDSLFSIDAISGEIRTNADLDFERHSVHYLVVSANDGGKQSRIATATVTVLVQDTADEVPRFPTQVYEASVPENVKDYLVTTVMAEDLDSEPSVTYRLVQGDLDKFKIHPKSGVIRTTRGLDFERQSTFTLIVGTEESRLSGLDNLPGVTAEVQIKVEDRNDIPPMFTRSPRGNLIDVRNDARIGTIIGTVAATDADGTTPGNEVRYEITADGSSEKAVLYFGIDNERGDIRVRDDLTQELFDEYRLQIRAYDLGEPSLDSTIMVRVRVKQVITLSPEEGVGFIETSQFVEVPENLAEEALIKTLALSPRSDKAKGLKILCDVVSVRNHQDQEIPGMFYGRLNEEGHCDLIHGKGNLDRESDPNFKVEIKLNTLSAYANPKKMTAKVNVVLLDENDNAPQFIYNEDISRVVKDQYIVAIHDTLPINDLVFKVKAFDKDSGENSRLEYELRGDNIAQDYFAINSETGEVTNIDTFIGVSQEDLPFELIILVRDNPNDHSLSKTQQTILVVNLLRPGDGIVLTIADTPPNVMSQKKGELMELLQQNTNLLVTIDKMMPAMGKYGNGSCCKPLPRSTDVYFHVVDPNTNEILPFDHEKVQRSISSKQAASNLKYAIAGHLGVQAADVHEPYVSTYESASNASPIRTAGSTYEGFPTLLIIFGCLVFALAFVAICYLCFIKRKMITNEEKQTKMIVIPRYEPVFVEPSHKQYETQVLQMSVPIDDNDQIRSGPQVGSDSSFNLDSISYITKDRFSSMGDQSPMHSDSTEATRLSPGVGNQSGHYATVDGDEDRVTPIRNPLFGRSDDDEGLRRLSASTTNANVLFGEPRREFASSTPKRQSSSQELEETRPRGTTQL, from the exons AGCACTCCAATCAATTCAATCGTGTTTGCTGGTCTCAAAGCCACGGATCCTGATTCAAATGTCAATGGTCAAGTGGAATTCCACGTGGTTCCTGGAGATGGAACCCCTCAAGACGGCTTCGGCATTTTCGAGATTGACTTGCCCCATCAAGGATTGGTCAAATTGGCTAAAAAGCTCGACTACGAAGATGTCAAAACCTATTACCTCAACATTCAAGCATCA GACCGAGCGGTGGACCCTGAAGGACGCTTTACCGCCAATACCGTTTTGACGATCAATATTCTGGACAGTGACGACCTCAACCCCAAGTTCTCAGAATCCACCTACACGGCTCGAGTTACAAGTGGGATTGTGGGCGGGCCCTTGCACGTTTCTCCGGAAAAGATCAGGGCGGAAGATCAAGATACGCTGAGAACGGCTGTGAAGTACAGCTTCGCCGATGGAAGCCCGGCCTCGTTCCATGATGTGTTCACCATTGATGAAGACACAGGGGTGGTGAAGCAAATTCAATCGGCCGATAAATCTACTGTGAAACTATTTGATATTGTTGTCAAG GCTGAAGAGCAATCCGACGACAAAAAGTTTGCCACGGCCAGACTTTTGGTTCAGGTTCATGCCGAGGATGTCAACCCTCCAGTTTTAGTGGCCACATCAAGGGTTGGATTCGTGCCGGAAAACTCCAAGATCGGAACACGAGTCACCGATCAACGAGGCcaggaaatcaaatttgtgGTCACGGATGCCGATCACATTGGAGCAGATGACCCTGCTGCCAAATATGACTTTGAAATGACCACCAACTTCTTCACCGTCGACGAGGAAGGTTACTTGGTGGTCAATGACGAGAACTTGGATCGAGACCCGCCCAATGAAGACAAGCTCAACTTCCAA GTGTCTCTGAACCATCGAAGGAGAGAGTTGTCATCA ATCTATGCTCGAGAGGCTGATGGTGCCAGGAACACTTCGGCTCCCTTGAGCATGACCATTAACATCCAGGATGTGAATGACAACGCTCCATCTTTGGCCTCTATTCGGGACGTTGTATTGGCGGCTGGGACCTCTCGGAGGGTCATTGCCAAG CTCAATGCCACGGACAATGATTTGGACAAGGACCTTCGCTTCAGACTACTGAAGGTTACCAACAATGGGAAGAACAAGTTTGCCGTCAATTCTCGCACTGGAGACGTTGAGGTCATGGCACCCGTGAAGACTGGCGAGCGTTTCAGCTTGAGTGTGGCCGTCGTCGACAAGGGCGGTCTTAGTAGCGAAGGTGTCTTGGAAGTCCGAGTCAACTCTGGACCCAATTTGAGAGGACCCGCCTTTGATCAGTTCCTCTATGAGGCCAAGGTCAGCGAAGGAGCGCCCAAATTTGCTTCAGTGGTGACGGCGCAAGCCAAGGACCCTGAAGGAGACCCTGTTCGCTATTCGATCATTGAAGGCAACGATGCGggtcattttcaaatcgagGAGAGCACTGGAATCATTCGCGCCATGCACCCCTTAGATCGGGAGACCCTCCGACGATATTCATTG GTTGTCAGAGCCGAAGATCCTGGTGGCAAGTTTGGCACAGCCACTGTCAACATTGTTGTGACGGATATCAACGATCAGAATCCTTTTTTCGTGGACCTTCCTTACTCGTTTCGAGTCAAGGAGGGAGAAACAGGAGCCTCTGTAGGGCGGGTTCGTGCTGAAGATCATGATATTGGAGACAATGCACTCATCTACTACTCT GTTCCCGATGATTCGTTATTCTCCATTGACGCCATCAGCGGAGAAATCCGGACCAATGCCGACTTAGACTTTGAGCGTCATTCCGTCCATTACTTGGTAGTGAGTGCCAATGACGGGGGAAAGCAATCAAGGATCGCCACTGCCACGGTCACGGTCTTGGTTCAAGATACGGCCGATGAAGTGCCCCGTTTCCCCACTCAAGTTTATGAAGCTTCGGTCCCGGAAAATGTCAAGGACTACCTCGTCACAACTGTCATG GCTGAAGATCTCGACTCGGAACCCAGTGTGACTTACCGTTTGGTCCAAggagacttggacaagttcaagATTCATCCCAAATCAGGTGTGATCCGGACAACCCGAGGGCTTGACTTTGAGCGTCAGAGCACTTTTACCCTGATCGTCGGGACAGAGGAGTCCAGATTGAGTG GGTTGGACAATTTACCTGGAGTTACGGCCGAGGTGCAAATCAAAGTGGAGGATCGAAACGATATTCCTCCCATGTTCACCCGAAGCCCTCGAGGAAACCTGATCGATGTTCGGAATGACGCTCGCATTGGAACCATCATTGGGACCGTGGCAGCCACGGATGCGGATGGTACCACCCCTGGGAACGAGGTCCGATACGAGATCACGGCTGATGGAAGCTCGGAAAAGGCGGTCTTGTACTTCGGTATTGATAATGAACGCGGAGACATCCGAGTCCGAGATGATTTGACGCAGGAACTCTTTGACGAATACAGG cTTCAAATTCGAGCGTATGATTTGGGTGAGCCATCCTTGGATTCAACCATTATGGTACGAGTTCGTGTCAAACAAGTGATCACTCTTTCACCGGAAGAAGGGGTTGGGTTCATTGAAACGAGCCAGTTTGTGGAGGTTCCAGAGAACCTCGCCGAAGAAGCATTGATCAAGACACTGGCCCTTAGTCCAAGATCCGACAAGGCCAAAGGCTTGAAGATCCTCTGTGATGTGGTCAGTGTTAGGAACCATCAAGACCAAGAGATCCCTG GAATGTTCTATGGACGTCTGAACGAAGAGGGTCACTGTGACTTGATCCATGGAAAAGGAAACTTGGATCGAGAAAGTGATCCCAATTTCAAGGTAGAAATCAAGCTCAACACTCTGTCAGCTTATgcaaatccaaagaaaatgaCGGCCAAG GTGAATGTGGTCTTATTGGATGAGAATGACAATGCCCCTCAATTCATCTACAACGAAGACATTAGTCGTGTGGTCAAAGATCAGTACATTGTGGCAATCCATGACACCCTTCCCATAAACGACCTGGTCTTCAAGGTCAAG GCCTTCGACAAAGACTCGGGTGAGAACAGTCGTCTGGAGTACGAACTCAGAGGAGATAACATTGCTCAAGACTACTTTGCCATCAATAGTGAGACTGGCGAAGTCACCAACATTGACACGTTCATTGGCGTTTCTCAAGAGGATTTGCCGTTTGAATTGATTATTCTGGTTCGAGACAACCCCAATGACCATTCTCTGAGCAAGACCCAACAGACCATCCTAGTG GTCAATTTGTTGCGTCCTGGAGATGGGATCGTTCTGACCATTGCCGACACTCCTCCAAATGTGATGTCCCAAAAGAAAGGGGAGCTCATGGAGTTGTTGCAACAAAACACCAACCTTTTAGTCACCATTGATAAGATGATGCCAGCCATGGGCAAATATGGAAACGGCTCTTGTTGCAAGCCTCTCCCAAGAAGCACAGACGTGTATTTCCACGTGGTCGATCCAAATACCAATGAGATTCTACCGTTTGACCACGAAAAGGTTCAGAG ATCCATATCTTCGAAACAAGCGGCTTCCAACCTCAAATATGCCATTGCTGGACATCTTGGAGTGCAAGCTGCTGATGTCCATGAACCCTATGTTAGTACTTATGAAAGTGCCAGCAACGCTTCGCCTATTCGCACGGCAGGGTCCACTTATGAAGGGTTTCCAACGCTGCTGATCATATTTGGATGCCTGGTCTTTGCCTTGGCCTTTGTGGCCATTTGCTATCTATGCTTTATCAAACGCAA AATGATTACCAAcgaagaaaaacaaaccaaaatgattGTCATTCCGAGATATGAACCCGTGTTTGTGGAGCCCAGTCACAAACAGTATGAGACTCAAGTACTTCAAATGTCTGTGCCCATCGACGACAATGACCAGATCCGAAGTGGACCTCAAGTTGGGAGTGATTCCTCCTTCAACCTGGACAGCATCAGCTACATCACTAAGGACAGATTCAGCAGCATGG GCGACCAATCTCCCATGCACAGCGATTCCACGGAGGCCACCAGACTCTCACCTGGAGTTGGCAACCAATCTGGGCATTATGCCACTGTTGATGGAGACGAGGACCGGGTCACGCCCATACGCAATCCACTGTTTGGACG gtcagatgatgatgaagggcTGAGAAGATTGAGTGCCAGCACCACCAATGCCAATGTGCTGTTTGGAGAGCCCCGGAGGGAGTTTGCGAGTTCCACGCCAAAGCGACAGAGCTCCAGCCAGGAATTGGAGGAGACCAGACCCAGAGGCACCACTCAGCTTTGA
- the LOC131892028 gene encoding cadherin-99C-like isoform X2 translates to MANIWGLRMVLHGVMMLALASLNHGQEADPCTVQTGDSQVILNLVESQGDQVDQLTSPVELPITGVPGTDIELEILPPDRREDRQFFKLSGKQVQLLEPLDRDQSDLSSLMFQLTCIDLQTRRRKTIPVVVTISDINDNPPVFQGNPYVITIPESTPINSIVFAGLKATDPDSNVNGQVEFHVVPGDGTPQDGFGIFEIDLPHQGLVKLAKKLDYEDVKTYYLNIQASDRAVDPEGRFTANTVLTINILDSDDLNPKFSESTYTARVTSGIVGGPLHVSPEKIRAEDQDTLRTAVKYSFADGSPASFHDVFTIDEDTGVVKQIQSADKSTVKLFDIVVKAEEQSDDKKFATARLLVQVHAEDVNPPVLVATSRVGFVPENSKIGTRVTDQRGQEIKFVVTDADHIGADDPAAKYDFEMTTNFFTVDEEGYLVVNDENLDRDPPNEDKLNFQIYAREADGARNTSAPLSMTINIQDVNDNAPSLASIRDVVLAAGTSRRVIAKLNATDNDLDKDLRFRLLKVTNNGKNKFAVNSRTGDVEVMAPVKTGERFSLSVAVVDKGGLSSEGVLEVRVNSGPNLRGPAFDQFLYEAKVSEGAPKFASVVTAQAKDPEGDPVRYSIIEGNDAGHFQIEESTGIIRAMHPLDRETLRRYSLVVRAEDPGGKFGTATVNIVVTDINDQNPFFVDLPYSFRVKEGETGASVGRVRAEDHDIGDNALIYYSVPDDSLFSIDAISGEIRTNADLDFERHSVHYLVVSANDGGKQSRIATATVTVLVQDTADEVPRFPTQVYEASVPENVKDYLVTTVMAEDLDSEPSVTYRLVQGDLDKFKIHPKSGVIRTTRGLDFERQSTFTLIVGTEESRLSGLDNLPGVTAEVQIKVEDRNDIPPMFTRSPRGNLIDVRNDARIGTIIGTVAATDADGTTPGNEVRYEITADGSSEKAVLYFGIDNERGDIRVRDDLTQELFDEYRLQIRAYDLGEPSLDSTIMVRVRVKQVITLSPEEGVGFIETSQFVEVPENLAEEALIKTLALSPRSDKAKGLKILCDVVSVRNHQDQEIPGMFYGRLNEEGHCDLIHGKGNLDRESDPNFKVEIKLNTLSAYANPKKMTAKVNVVLLDENDNAPQFIYNEDISRVVKDQYIVAIHDTLPINDLVFKVKAFDKDSGENSRLEYELRGDNIAQDYFAINSETGEVTNIDTFIGVSQEDLPFELIILVRDNPNDHSLSKTQQTILVVNLLRPGDGIVLTIADTPPNVMSQKKGELMELLQQNTNLLVTIDKMMPAMGKYGNGSCCKPLPRSTDVYFHVVDPNTNEILPFDHEKVQRSISSKQAASNLKYAIAGHLGVQAADVHEPYVSTYESASNASPIRTAGSTYEGFPTLLIIFGCLVFALAFVAICYLCFIKRKMITNEEKQTKMIVIPRYEPVFVEPSHKQYETQVLQMSVPIDDNDQIRSGPQVGSDSSFNLDSISYITKDRFSSMGDQSPMHSDSTEATRLSPGVGNQSGHYATVDGDEDRVTPIRNPLFGRSDDDEGLRRLSASTTNANVLFGEPRREFASSTPKRQSSSQELEETRPRGTTQL, encoded by the exons AGCACTCCAATCAATTCAATCGTGTTTGCTGGTCTCAAAGCCACGGATCCTGATTCAAATGTCAATGGTCAAGTGGAATTCCACGTGGTTCCTGGAGATGGAACCCCTCAAGACGGCTTCGGCATTTTCGAGATTGACTTGCCCCATCAAGGATTGGTCAAATTGGCTAAAAAGCTCGACTACGAAGATGTCAAAACCTATTACCTCAACATTCAAGCATCA GACCGAGCGGTGGACCCTGAAGGACGCTTTACCGCCAATACCGTTTTGACGATCAATATTCTGGACAGTGACGACCTCAACCCCAAGTTCTCAGAATCCACCTACACGGCTCGAGTTACAAGTGGGATTGTGGGCGGGCCCTTGCACGTTTCTCCGGAAAAGATCAGGGCGGAAGATCAAGATACGCTGAGAACGGCTGTGAAGTACAGCTTCGCCGATGGAAGCCCGGCCTCGTTCCATGATGTGTTCACCATTGATGAAGACACAGGGGTGGTGAAGCAAATTCAATCGGCCGATAAATCTACTGTGAAACTATTTGATATTGTTGTCAAG GCTGAAGAGCAATCCGACGACAAAAAGTTTGCCACGGCCAGACTTTTGGTTCAGGTTCATGCCGAGGATGTCAACCCTCCAGTTTTAGTGGCCACATCAAGGGTTGGATTCGTGCCGGAAAACTCCAAGATCGGAACACGAGTCACCGATCAACGAGGCcaggaaatcaaatttgtgGTCACGGATGCCGATCACATTGGAGCAGATGACCCTGCTGCCAAATATGACTTTGAAATGACCACCAACTTCTTCACCGTCGACGAGGAAGGTTACTTGGTGGTCAATGACGAGAACTTGGATCGAGACCCGCCCAATGAAGACAAGCTCAACTTCCAA ATCTATGCTCGAGAGGCTGATGGTGCCAGGAACACTTCGGCTCCCTTGAGCATGACCATTAACATCCAGGATGTGAATGACAACGCTCCATCTTTGGCCTCTATTCGGGACGTTGTATTGGCGGCTGGGACCTCTCGGAGGGTCATTGCCAAG CTCAATGCCACGGACAATGATTTGGACAAGGACCTTCGCTTCAGACTACTGAAGGTTACCAACAATGGGAAGAACAAGTTTGCCGTCAATTCTCGCACTGGAGACGTTGAGGTCATGGCACCCGTGAAGACTGGCGAGCGTTTCAGCTTGAGTGTGGCCGTCGTCGACAAGGGCGGTCTTAGTAGCGAAGGTGTCTTGGAAGTCCGAGTCAACTCTGGACCCAATTTGAGAGGACCCGCCTTTGATCAGTTCCTCTATGAGGCCAAGGTCAGCGAAGGAGCGCCCAAATTTGCTTCAGTGGTGACGGCGCAAGCCAAGGACCCTGAAGGAGACCCTGTTCGCTATTCGATCATTGAAGGCAACGATGCGggtcattttcaaatcgagGAGAGCACTGGAATCATTCGCGCCATGCACCCCTTAGATCGGGAGACCCTCCGACGATATTCATTG GTTGTCAGAGCCGAAGATCCTGGTGGCAAGTTTGGCACAGCCACTGTCAACATTGTTGTGACGGATATCAACGATCAGAATCCTTTTTTCGTGGACCTTCCTTACTCGTTTCGAGTCAAGGAGGGAGAAACAGGAGCCTCTGTAGGGCGGGTTCGTGCTGAAGATCATGATATTGGAGACAATGCACTCATCTACTACTCT GTTCCCGATGATTCGTTATTCTCCATTGACGCCATCAGCGGAGAAATCCGGACCAATGCCGACTTAGACTTTGAGCGTCATTCCGTCCATTACTTGGTAGTGAGTGCCAATGACGGGGGAAAGCAATCAAGGATCGCCACTGCCACGGTCACGGTCTTGGTTCAAGATACGGCCGATGAAGTGCCCCGTTTCCCCACTCAAGTTTATGAAGCTTCGGTCCCGGAAAATGTCAAGGACTACCTCGTCACAACTGTCATG GCTGAAGATCTCGACTCGGAACCCAGTGTGACTTACCGTTTGGTCCAAggagacttggacaagttcaagATTCATCCCAAATCAGGTGTGATCCGGACAACCCGAGGGCTTGACTTTGAGCGTCAGAGCACTTTTACCCTGATCGTCGGGACAGAGGAGTCCAGATTGAGTG GGTTGGACAATTTACCTGGAGTTACGGCCGAGGTGCAAATCAAAGTGGAGGATCGAAACGATATTCCTCCCATGTTCACCCGAAGCCCTCGAGGAAACCTGATCGATGTTCGGAATGACGCTCGCATTGGAACCATCATTGGGACCGTGGCAGCCACGGATGCGGATGGTACCACCCCTGGGAACGAGGTCCGATACGAGATCACGGCTGATGGAAGCTCGGAAAAGGCGGTCTTGTACTTCGGTATTGATAATGAACGCGGAGACATCCGAGTCCGAGATGATTTGACGCAGGAACTCTTTGACGAATACAGG cTTCAAATTCGAGCGTATGATTTGGGTGAGCCATCCTTGGATTCAACCATTATGGTACGAGTTCGTGTCAAACAAGTGATCACTCTTTCACCGGAAGAAGGGGTTGGGTTCATTGAAACGAGCCAGTTTGTGGAGGTTCCAGAGAACCTCGCCGAAGAAGCATTGATCAAGACACTGGCCCTTAGTCCAAGATCCGACAAGGCCAAAGGCTTGAAGATCCTCTGTGATGTGGTCAGTGTTAGGAACCATCAAGACCAAGAGATCCCTG GAATGTTCTATGGACGTCTGAACGAAGAGGGTCACTGTGACTTGATCCATGGAAAAGGAAACTTGGATCGAGAAAGTGATCCCAATTTCAAGGTAGAAATCAAGCTCAACACTCTGTCAGCTTATgcaaatccaaagaaaatgaCGGCCAAG GTGAATGTGGTCTTATTGGATGAGAATGACAATGCCCCTCAATTCATCTACAACGAAGACATTAGTCGTGTGGTCAAAGATCAGTACATTGTGGCAATCCATGACACCCTTCCCATAAACGACCTGGTCTTCAAGGTCAAG GCCTTCGACAAAGACTCGGGTGAGAACAGTCGTCTGGAGTACGAACTCAGAGGAGATAACATTGCTCAAGACTACTTTGCCATCAATAGTGAGACTGGCGAAGTCACCAACATTGACACGTTCATTGGCGTTTCTCAAGAGGATTTGCCGTTTGAATTGATTATTCTGGTTCGAGACAACCCCAATGACCATTCTCTGAGCAAGACCCAACAGACCATCCTAGTG GTCAATTTGTTGCGTCCTGGAGATGGGATCGTTCTGACCATTGCCGACACTCCTCCAAATGTGATGTCCCAAAAGAAAGGGGAGCTCATGGAGTTGTTGCAACAAAACACCAACCTTTTAGTCACCATTGATAAGATGATGCCAGCCATGGGCAAATATGGAAACGGCTCTTGTTGCAAGCCTCTCCCAAGAAGCACAGACGTGTATTTCCACGTGGTCGATCCAAATACCAATGAGATTCTACCGTTTGACCACGAAAAGGTTCAGAG ATCCATATCTTCGAAACAAGCGGCTTCCAACCTCAAATATGCCATTGCTGGACATCTTGGAGTGCAAGCTGCTGATGTCCATGAACCCTATGTTAGTACTTATGAAAGTGCCAGCAACGCTTCGCCTATTCGCACGGCAGGGTCCACTTATGAAGGGTTTCCAACGCTGCTGATCATATTTGGATGCCTGGTCTTTGCCTTGGCCTTTGTGGCCATTTGCTATCTATGCTTTATCAAACGCAA AATGATTACCAAcgaagaaaaacaaaccaaaatgattGTCATTCCGAGATATGAACCCGTGTTTGTGGAGCCCAGTCACAAACAGTATGAGACTCAAGTACTTCAAATGTCTGTGCCCATCGACGACAATGACCAGATCCGAAGTGGACCTCAAGTTGGGAGTGATTCCTCCTTCAACCTGGACAGCATCAGCTACATCACTAAGGACAGATTCAGCAGCATGG GCGACCAATCTCCCATGCACAGCGATTCCACGGAGGCCACCAGACTCTCACCTGGAGTTGGCAACCAATCTGGGCATTATGCCACTGTTGATGGAGACGAGGACCGGGTCACGCCCATACGCAATCCACTGTTTGGACG gtcagatgatgatgaagggcTGAGAAGATTGAGTGCCAGCACCACCAATGCCAATGTGCTGTTTGGAGAGCCCCGGAGGGAGTTTGCGAGTTCCACGCCAAAGCGACAGAGCTCCAGCCAGGAATTGGAGGAGACCAGACCCAGAGGCACCACTCAGCTTTGA